One region of Terricaulis silvestris genomic DNA includes:
- a CDS encoding helix-turn-helix transcriptional regulator: MRNRLKVLRAERNWSQADLAEKLDVSRQSVNAIETGKYDPSLPLAFKIAQLFGLPIEQIFSADETAQAAE; this comes from the coding sequence ATGAGAAACCGTCTCAAAGTGCTGCGCGCCGAGCGCAACTGGAGTCAGGCCGATCTCGCCGAGAAGCTCGACGTCTCACGCCAGAGCGTGAACGCGATCGAGACCGGCAAGTACGATCCATCGCTCCCGCTTGCGTTCAAAATCGCCCAGCTGTTCGGTCTGCCGATCGAGCAGATCTTCAGCGCCGACGAAACCGCTCAAGCCGCCGAATAA
- a CDS encoding ribonuclease HII, with protein sequence MAICGIDEAGRGPLAGPVVAAAVILPKKGRPKGLDDSKQLSAEAREELAEKIRACAIVGVGVASVEEIDRFNILRASHMAMVRAFEALSETPVAALVDGNMAPDLPCAIEWVIDGDVIVPVISAASIIAKVERDRMMSALCIEYPGYAFSKHKGYATPEHQRALAELGPCAIHRRSFKPVQDALQRQSELKFAS encoded by the coding sequence ATGGCGATTTGTGGGATCGATGAGGCTGGGCGCGGGCCGCTGGCGGGACCGGTGGTGGCCGCGGCGGTGATCTTGCCGAAGAAGGGCCGGCCCAAGGGGCTGGACGATTCCAAGCAATTGAGCGCCGAGGCGCGCGAAGAGTTGGCGGAGAAGATCCGCGCTTGCGCAATTGTTGGCGTGGGCGTCGCTAGCGTCGAGGAGATCGATCGCTTCAACATTCTGCGCGCTTCGCACATGGCGATGGTACGGGCGTTTGAGGCGCTGAGCGAGACGCCGGTGGCGGCTTTGGTCGATGGCAACATGGCGCCGGACCTACCCTGCGCGATTGAATGGGTGATCGACGGCGATGTGATTGTGCCAGTGATTTCGGCGGCGTCGATCATCGCAAAAGTCGAGCGCGACCGGATGATGAGTGCGCTGTGCATTGAGTATCCGGGCTACGCCTTCTCCAAGCACAAGGGCTATGCGACGCCAGAGCATCAGCGCGCGTTGGCGGAGCTTGGGCCCTGCGCCATTCACCGGCGCAGTTTTAAGCCGGTGCAGGACGCGTTGCAGCGCCAGAGCGAACTGAAGTTCGCGTCTTAG
- a CDS encoding TMEM175 family protein: MSHHESAAQGPDARMVDRMLFFSDAVFAIVLTLLAIELHAPEIHESGLWPALAAMGAQFFAFGLSFALIGLWWLIHMRVMRKLTHFDWPTAICNLLLLASITLLPFASAVFGENFADMDALQFYWWVSAATASSMTLTFLVAARDGGRLIGGISMGEWLFRLTQSLAPVIAFLAGVYFCATDQVWPARFAAFIMFPIMMLGRVFYRAPKPVKA, encoded by the coding sequence ATGTCACATCACGAAAGCGCAGCGCAAGGGCCCGACGCCCGCATGGTGGATCGCATGCTGTTCTTCTCCGATGCGGTGTTCGCTATCGTACTCACGCTGCTTGCCATCGAGCTGCACGCGCCCGAGATTCACGAAAGCGGTTTGTGGCCGGCGCTTGCGGCGATGGGCGCTCAATTCTTCGCCTTCGGCCTCAGCTTCGCGTTAATCGGACTCTGGTGGCTGATCCACATGCGCGTGATGCGCAAGCTCACCCATTTCGATTGGCCGACGGCGATCTGCAATCTCCTATTGCTTGCTTCGATAACGCTGCTGCCGTTCGCGAGCGCGGTCTTCGGCGAGAACTTCGCCGATATGGATGCGCTGCAATTCTACTGGTGGGTCAGCGCCGCCACCGCTTCCTCGATGACGCTGACGTTCTTGGTCGCTGCGCGCGACGGTGGTCGCCTGATCGGTGGGATCAGCATGGGCGAATGGCTCTTCCGTTTAACGCAATCACTCGCGCCGGTGATCGCGTTTCTCGCGGGTGTCTACTTCTGCGCGACCGACCAAGTGTGGCCAGCGCGGTTCGCCGCCTTCATCATGTTCCCGATTATGATGCTGGGCCGCGTGTTCTATCGCGCGCCGAAGCCTGTAAAGGCCTAA
- a CDS encoding site-specific DNA-methyltransferase, whose translation MARHFKDRIIEGDCIEEMRKLADGSVDLVFADPPYFMQLGGALTRPDQSNVDGVDDEWDKFADFAAYDAFTRAWLTEARRVLKPNGAIWVIGSYHNVFRLGAAMQDMGFWILNDIVWRKTNPMPNFKGTRFTNAHETLIWAARSKEAKYTFHYDALKMLNDELQMRSDWTLPICTGGERLKDREGRKLHSTQKPEALLHRVVLATTKPGEVILDPFFGTGTTGAAAKRLGRHYIGIERSADYVAGAQARLKKIKPVSIEDLAVTKSKKEEPRVPFGQVIEAGMIAPGAWLVGQNGKRARVRADGSLAFGEATGSIHRIGALVCDAPACNGWTFWSLETKRGPQPIDLFRREVRRQMAMAPAA comes from the coding sequence ATGGCGCGCCACTTCAAAGACCGGATCATCGAAGGCGACTGCATCGAGGAGATGCGGAAGCTGGCTGACGGCAGCGTCGATCTGGTGTTCGCCGATCCGCCCTATTTCATGCAGCTCGGCGGCGCGCTGACGCGGCCGGATCAATCCAACGTCGATGGCGTCGACGACGAGTGGGACAAGTTCGCGGACTTCGCCGCGTATGACGCATTCACGCGCGCTTGGCTCACGGAAGCGCGGCGGGTGCTGAAACCGAACGGCGCGATCTGGGTGATCGGTTCGTATCACAACGTGTTCCGGCTCGGCGCGGCGATGCAGGACATGGGCTTTTGGATTTTGAACGACATCGTGTGGCGCAAGACCAACCCGATGCCGAACTTCAAAGGCACGCGCTTCACCAATGCGCACGAGACTCTGATCTGGGCGGCGCGGTCGAAGGAGGCGAAGTACACGTTCCACTACGATGCGCTGAAGATGCTCAATGACGAGCTGCAGATGCGTTCGGATTGGACGCTGCCGATCTGCACCGGCGGCGAGCGGCTGAAGGATCGCGAAGGCCGCAAACTGCATTCGACGCAAAAGCCGGAGGCGTTGCTGCATCGCGTCGTGCTGGCGACGACCAAGCCGGGCGAAGTGATCCTCGATCCGTTCTTCGGCACCGGCACCACGGGTGCGGCAGCGAAGCGCCTGGGGCGCCATTACATCGGCATCGAACGCAGCGCGGACTATGTGGCCGGCGCGCAGGCGCGGTTGAAGAAGATTAAACCAGTTTCGATCGAAGATTTGGCGGTGACCAAATCCAAGAAGGAAGAGCCGCGCGTGCCGTTTGGGCAGGTGATCGAAGCGGGCATGATTGCACCTGGGGCCTGGCTCGTCGGGCAAAACGGCAAGCGGGCGCGCGTCCGCGCCGACGGCAGCCTGGCATTCGGCGAAGCGACCGGATCGATCCACCGGATTGGGGCGCTGGTGTGCGATGCGCCCGCCTGCAACGGCTGGACCTTCTGGAGCCTCGAGACCAAGCGCGGGCCCCAGCCGATCGATCTCTTCCGCCGCGAAGTTCGGCGGCAGATGGCGATGGCGCCTGCTGCCTGA
- a CDS encoding Crp/Fnr family transcriptional regulator, with the protein MAEPKDLLQNVETALAKAELMAALSDATRARLAKQGVPCTVETGKLLFAKGDKGDALYVLLEGEVEVRTSTEGGKDVRIASLKPPALIGEMAVLDGGVRSADIAAIRKSRFLRIHRDQAIAALESEPKALLKLISEMSRRLRHADAALEDAHTLDLGGRLALRLLEEAGDATAVTLTQTEIARRIGASREKVNRKLHEWVDEGWISMGRSGIKLVARDKLKALIKDSRAG; encoded by the coding sequence ATGGCCGAACCCAAGGATCTGCTCCAGAACGTCGAGACTGCGCTGGCTAAGGCCGAGCTGATGGCGGCGCTGTCGGACGCCACGCGGGCGCGGCTGGCCAAGCAAGGCGTTCCCTGCACGGTGGAGACCGGCAAGCTCTTGTTCGCCAAGGGCGACAAGGGTGACGCGCTCTACGTGCTGCTCGAAGGCGAAGTCGAAGTGCGAACCTCGACCGAGGGCGGCAAGGACGTGCGCATTGCTTCGCTGAAGCCGCCGGCGCTGATCGGCGAGATGGCGGTGCTTGATGGCGGTGTGCGCTCGGCAGACATCGCGGCGATCCGCAAATCGCGCTTCCTGCGCATCCATCGCGACCAGGCGATCGCAGCACTCGAGAGTGAGCCGAAGGCGCTGCTGAAGCTGATCTCGGAGATGAGCCGGCGCTTGCGGCATGCGGATGCGGCGCTTGAAGACGCGCACACTCTGGATTTGGGCGGGCGGCTGGCTTTGCGTTTGCTTGAAGAAGCCGGCGATGCGACGGCGGTGACGCTGACGCAGACCGAGATTGCACGGCGGATTGGCGCTTCGCGCGAGAAGGTCAATCGCAAGCTGCACGAATGGGTCGATGAGGGCTGGATCAGCATGGGGCGCTCAGGCATCAAGCTGGTGGCGCGCGATAAGCTGAAGGCGCTGATCAAGGACTCGCGCGCTGGCTGA
- a CDS encoding methyltransferase family protein: MNRIQAAIGSTLFFFLAPGTVAGVVPYLITQWRLPPVSAWTFAGAALTLIAFAMLIECFARFALKGLGTPAPIAPTQHLVVTGLYRFVRNPMYVAVLGLIFGQALLFQSTMLAAYGATMWVIFHTFVYFYEEPTLRRSFGDAYEAYCKGVPRWLPRLTPWTP, encoded by the coding sequence ATGAACCGCATCCAAGCCGCGATCGGTTCAACGCTGTTCTTCTTCCTCGCGCCCGGCACAGTCGCGGGTGTCGTGCCATATCTCATAACCCAGTGGCGCCTGCCGCCCGTCAGCGCATGGACGTTCGCCGGCGCCGCACTCACGCTCATCGCATTCGCCATGCTGATCGAGTGCTTCGCGCGGTTCGCTCTAAAAGGCCTAGGCACGCCCGCGCCGATCGCGCCAACGCAACACCTCGTCGTCACCGGCCTCTACCGCTTCGTGCGCAACCCAATGTACGTCGCCGTGCTCGGCCTCATCTTCGGCCAGGCGCTCCTGTTTCAAAGCACCATGCTCGCCGCCTACGGCGCTACGATGTGGGTCATCTTCCACACCTTCGTCTACTTCTACGAAGAACCCACGCTCCGCCGCAGCTTCGGCGATGCCTACGAAGCGTATTGCAAAGGCGTTCCGCGTTGGTTGCCGCGCCTCACGCCGTGGACGCCATAA
- a CDS encoding GFA family protein yields the protein MTEKFEGGCSCGAVRYTLASRPMFTHCCHCLDCQKQTGGAFALNALIETSRIDLQSGADQIQIVDMPSPSGRGHEIHRCAKCEVALWSDYGKRGYLRFLRVSTLDTPHAIEPDAHIFARSKVPWVKIPEGQRAFEMFYDMKTEWPPESLARREAASKAG from the coding sequence TTGACCGAAAAATTTGAAGGCGGCTGCTCCTGCGGCGCGGTGCGCTACACGCTCGCCTCGCGCCCGATGTTCACGCATTGTTGCCATTGCCTCGATTGCCAAAAGCAAACCGGCGGCGCCTTCGCCCTTAACGCTTTGATCGAAACCAGCCGCATCGACCTCCAGTCCGGCGCCGATCAAATCCAGATCGTCGATATGCCCAGCCCCAGCGGCCGCGGCCACGAAATCCATCGCTGCGCCAAGTGCGAAGTCGCGCTCTGGAGCGACTACGGCAAACGCGGCTATCTCCGCTTCCTTCGCGTCTCCACCCTCGACACGCCCCACGCCATCGAGCCCGACGCCCACATCTTCGCCCGCAGCAAAGTCCCGTGGGTGAAAATCCCCGAAGGCCAACGCGCGTTCGAGATGTTCTACGACATGAAAACCGAATGGCCGCCCGAAAGCCTCGCCCGCCGCGAAGCTGCGTCCAAAGCAGGCTAG
- the mutY gene encoding A/G-specific adenine glycosylase yields the protein MPALAPKPARPVDKPVATRENLRKSLLSWYDQAGRSLPWRAKGNNSADAYRVWLSEIMLQQTTVAAVAPYFARFLEGWPTVADLAAAPREDVLSAWAGLGYYSRARNLHAAAQQLAADGMPETEEGWLKLPGVGAYTAAAIAAIAYDLPANVVDGNVERVIARLRAVETPLPDAKPELRALAAELVTANHPGDYAQALMDLGATVCTPKSPKCEQCPWQSACAAYATGQPETYPRRAAKAERPRRYGAVFRIQRDDTFWLVRRPDKGLLGGMAALPTTEWRAKKFTRAEALAAAPVSAAWKKIGQIEHVFTHFALTLDVYEADCAPSNDGWWADASALPTVFKKAALKGRDH from the coding sequence ATGCCCGCTCTTGCCCCGAAACCTGCCCGGCCTGTGGATAAGCCGGTTGCGACTCGGGAAAACCTCAGGAAATCATTGCTCTCCTGGTACGACCAGGCCGGACGGAGCCTGCCGTGGCGCGCCAAGGGGAACAACAGCGCCGATGCGTACCGGGTCTGGCTCAGCGAGATCATGCTGCAGCAGACCACCGTCGCCGCCGTGGCCCCGTACTTCGCGCGCTTCCTCGAAGGCTGGCCCACCGTCGCCGATTTGGCGGCTGCCCCACGCGAAGACGTCCTCAGCGCCTGGGCCGGCCTCGGATACTACTCCCGCGCCCGCAATCTGCACGCGGCAGCGCAACAGCTCGCCGCCGACGGCATGCCCGAGACGGAAGAGGGCTGGCTGAAGCTCCCCGGCGTCGGCGCCTACACCGCCGCCGCCATCGCCGCGATCGCCTACGATCTCCCCGCCAACGTCGTCGACGGCAATGTCGAACGCGTAATCGCGCGCCTTCGCGCCGTCGAGACGCCGCTTCCGGATGCGAAGCCCGAACTACGCGCGCTCGCCGCCGAACTCGTCACCGCCAACCACCCTGGCGACTACGCCCAAGCGTTGATGGATCTCGGCGCCACTGTCTGCACGCCCAAGTCTCCGAAGTGCGAGCAATGCCCGTGGCAATCAGCCTGTGCCGCTTACGCCACCGGCCAGCCCGAAACCTACCCACGCCGCGCCGCCAAAGCCGAACGCCCGCGCCGCTACGGCGCCGTCTTCCGCATTCAGCGCGACGACACGTTCTGGCTCGTCCGCCGCCCGGACAAAGGCTTGCTCGGCGGCATGGCCGCGCTCCCCACCACCGAATGGCGCGCCAAAAAGTTCACCCGCGCCGAAGCGCTTGCCGCTGCACCTGTCTCAGCCGCGTGGAAAAAGATCGGCCAAATCGAACACGTCTTCACCCACTTCGCGCTGACGCTCGATGTCTACGAAGCCGACTGCGCGCCATCGAACGATGGTTGGTGGGCCGATGCGAGCGCTCTACCTACGGTGTTCAAGAAAGCTGCCCTGAAGGGGAGAGATCATTGA
- a CDS encoding DUF721 domain-containing protein, which yields MSALLKPLLKESGMGLNELKRRWSEVAGDSFARATPEKLAGGVLTLKVPGALAPFLQQQTPLLIERLRVAGAKVKSVRIEQRTAALPAKGNVRPLKKPLTPAEEAALAQTLDPVGDPGLRSALMRLGRAVKQG from the coding sequence GTGTCGGCGCTGCTAAAGCCTCTGCTCAAGGAATCCGGCATGGGGCTCAATGAGCTGAAGCGCCGCTGGTCGGAAGTGGCCGGCGACAGCTTTGCCCGCGCGACGCCGGAAAAACTGGCCGGCGGCGTGCTGACGCTGAAGGTTCCGGGCGCGCTGGCGCCCTTTCTCCAGCAGCAGACCCCGCTCCTGATCGAGCGGCTCAGAGTGGCTGGGGCCAAGGTAAAATCGGTCCGGATCGAGCAGCGGACGGCGGCTCTCCCCGCCAAGGGGAACGTCCGGCCGCTCAAAAAGCCGCTGACCCCCGCCGAGGAAGCCGCCCTGGCGCAGACGCTTGACCCTGTGGGCGACCCTGGCCTGAGATCGGCGCTGATGCGGCTTGGACGCGCAGTCAAGCAGGGCTGA
- a CDS encoding DsbA family protein, whose protein sequence is MFAIGRRELLLGVSALAIAGCNGGGGAGANVSDEDMVLGAADAPVTLIEYASVTCPHCAEFHETVFEQLKTQYIDTGKVRFVFREYPTPPAPVAVAGFQLARCGGAGDEQYFTRVGELFRQQRAMFATGTMEGVRQKLIEIGGAAGLTEQQVMDCVSDEAGAERIRSTVETANTEFGITGTPTFILNGQKVEDASIVTWEGMQRILDAAIAG, encoded by the coding sequence ATGTTCGCCATCGGGCGTCGGGAATTGCTGTTGGGCGTTAGCGCGCTCGCGATCGCGGGCTGCAATGGCGGCGGCGGCGCTGGCGCCAACGTCAGCGACGAGGACATGGTGCTGGGCGCGGCGGACGCGCCGGTGACGCTGATCGAGTACGCCTCGGTCACCTGCCCACACTGCGCCGAGTTCCACGAGACGGTATTTGAGCAGCTGAAGACCCAATACATCGACACCGGCAAGGTGCGCTTCGTGTTCCGCGAATATCCGACGCCGCCGGCGCCGGTCGCGGTTGCGGGCTTCCAGCTGGCGCGCTGCGGAGGCGCGGGTGACGAGCAATATTTCACGCGCGTCGGCGAACTCTTCCGTCAGCAACGCGCGATGTTCGCCACCGGCACGATGGAAGGCGTGCGCCAGAAGCTGATCGAGATCGGCGGCGCGGCGGGGCTTACCGAGCAGCAGGTGATGGATTGTGTATCCGATGAAGCGGGCGCGGAGCGCATCCGAAGCACGGTCGAAACCGCCAATACCGAATTCGGCATCACCGGCACGCCGACCTTCATCCTCAACGGCCAAAAGGTCGAAGATGCCTCGATCGTGACCTGGGAAGGCATGCAGCGCATTCTTGACGCTGCGATCGCGGGCTAA